Proteins encoded together in one Variovorax paradoxus EPS window:
- the clpA gene encoding ATP-dependent Clp protease ATP-binding subunit ClpA has protein sequence MIAQELEVSLHMAFVEARQQRHEFITVEHLLLALLDNPSAAEVLRACSANVDDLRASLTNFIKDNTPQVAGTDDVDTQPTLGFQRVIQRAIMHVQSTGNGKKEVTGANVLVAIFGEKDSHAVYYLHQQGVTRLDVVNFIAHGIKKSDPPEAVKGSGEAPQGEGEEGGGERNEKASPLEQFTQNLNQLAKDGKIDPLIGREYEVERVIQILCRRRKNNPLLVGEAGVGKTAIAEGLAWRITQGDVPEILAEAQVYSLDMGALLAGTKYRGDFEQRLKGVLKSLKDKPNAVLFIDEIHTLIGAGAASGGTLDASNLLKPALSSGQLKCIGATTFTEYRGIFEKDAALSRRFQKVDVVEPSVQETVDILKGLKSRFEEHHGVKYAVAALQAAAELSAKYINDRHLPDKAIDVIDEAGAAQRILPPSKRKKTISKTEVEEIVAKIARIPPANVSNDDRSKLQTIERDLKSVVFGQDKALEVLASAVKMARSGLGKGDKPIGSFLFSGPTGVGKTEAAKQLAYIMGIELIRFDMSEYMERHAVSRLIGAPPGYVGFDQGGLLTEAVTKKPHSVLLLDEIEKAHPDIFNVLLQVMDHGTLTDNNGRKADFRNVIIIMTTNAGAETMNKATIGFTNPRQAGDEMGDIKRLFSPEFRNRLDAIVNFKALDENIILRVVDKFLLQLETQLAEKKVEVTFSDKLRKHLAKKGFDPLMGARPMQRLIQDTIRRALADELLFGRLTDGGRLEVDLDDKDEVLLDIQPLPKKEGKSKPEAEEAATG, from the coding sequence ATGATTGCCCAGGAACTGGAAGTCAGCTTGCACATGGCCTTCGTCGAGGCCCGGCAGCAGCGCCACGAGTTCATCACCGTGGAGCATCTGCTGCTCGCTTTGCTGGACAACCCGAGCGCCGCAGAGGTTCTGCGCGCCTGCTCGGCGAACGTCGACGACCTTCGGGCGTCGCTCACCAACTTCATCAAGGACAACACGCCGCAAGTGGCGGGTACCGACGATGTAGACACCCAGCCCACGCTGGGTTTCCAGCGCGTGATCCAGCGCGCCATCATGCATGTGCAGTCCACCGGCAACGGCAAGAAGGAAGTCACCGGCGCCAACGTGCTGGTCGCGATCTTCGGTGAGAAGGACTCGCATGCCGTCTACTACCTGCACCAGCAGGGCGTGACCCGCCTCGACGTGGTGAACTTCATTGCCCACGGCATCAAGAAGAGCGATCCGCCGGAAGCCGTCAAGGGCAGCGGCGAAGCCCCCCAGGGCGAAGGCGAAGAGGGCGGCGGCGAACGCAACGAGAAGGCATCGCCGCTCGAGCAGTTCACCCAAAACCTCAACCAGCTCGCCAAGGACGGCAAGATCGATCCGCTGATCGGCCGCGAATACGAGGTCGAGCGCGTCATCCAGATCCTGTGCCGCCGGCGCAAGAACAACCCGCTGCTCGTGGGCGAGGCCGGTGTCGGCAAGACCGCGATTGCGGAAGGCCTGGCATGGCGCATCACCCAGGGTGACGTGCCCGAGATCCTTGCCGAGGCGCAGGTCTACTCGCTCGACATGGGCGCATTGCTGGCCGGCACCAAGTACCGCGGCGATTTCGAGCAGCGCCTGAAGGGTGTGCTCAAGTCGCTGAAGGACAAGCCGAACGCCGTGCTCTTCATCGACGAAATCCACACGCTGATCGGTGCGGGCGCTGCCTCGGGCGGCACGCTCGATGCATCGAACCTGCTGAAGCCGGCGCTCTCGAGCGGCCAGCTCAAGTGCATCGGTGCGACCACGTTCACCGAATACCGCGGCATCTTCGAGAAGGATGCGGCCCTGTCGCGCCGTTTCCAGAAGGTCGACGTGGTCGAGCCGTCGGTGCAGGAAACCGTCGACATCCTCAAGGGCCTGAAGTCGCGCTTCGAGGAACACCATGGCGTGAAGTACGCGGTGGCGGCCCTGCAGGCTGCGGCCGAGCTCAGCGCCAAGTACATCAATGACCGTCACCTGCCCGACAAGGCGATCGACGTCATCGACGAAGCCGGCGCCGCCCAGCGCATCCTGCCGCCGAGCAAGCGCAAGAAGACCATCAGCAAGACCGAGGTCGAGGAAATCGTCGCGAAGATCGCGCGCATTCCCCCGGCCAACGTCAGCAACGACGACCGCAGCAAGCTGCAGACGATCGAGCGCGACCTGAAGAGCGTGGTGTTCGGCCAGGACAAGGCACTCGAAGTGCTTGCCTCCGCGGTCAAGATGGCGCGTTCGGGCCTGGGCAAGGGCGACAAGCCGATCGGCTCGTTCCTGTTCTCCGGTCCCACGGGCGTCGGCAAGACCGAAGCGGCCAAGCAGCTTGCCTACATCATGGGCATCGAGCTGATCCGCTTCGACATGTCGGAGTACATGGAGCGTCACGCGGTGAGCCGCCTGATCGGCGCGCCTCCGGGCTACGTCGGTTTCGACCAAGGCGGTCTGTTGACCGAGGCTGTCACGAAGAAGCCGCATTCGGTGCTGCTGCTCGACGAAATCGAGAAGGCGCATCCGGACATCTTCAACGTGCTGCTGCAGGTGATGGACCATGGCACGCTGACGGACAACAACGGACGCAAGGCCGACTTCCGCAACGTCATCATCATCATGACGACGAATGCGGGTGCCGAGACCATGAACAAGGCGACCATCGGCTTCACCAACCCGCGTCAGGCGGGCGACGAAATGGGCGACATCAAGCGCCTGTTCTCGCCCGAGTTCCGCAACCGGCTGGACGCCATCGTCAACTTCAAGGCGCTGGACGAGAACATCATCCTGCGCGTGGTCGACAAGTTCCTGCTGCAGCTCGAAACGCAACTGGCCGAGAAGAAGGTGGAAGTCACCTTCAGCGACAAGCTGCGCAAGCACCTGGCGAAGAAGGGCTTCGATCCGCTGATGGGCGCGCGTCCGATGCAGCGTCTGATCCAGGACACGATCCGTCGTGCACTGGCCGACGAGCTGCTGTTCGGTCGCCTGACCGACGGTGGTCGCCTCGAAGTCGACCTCGACGACAAGGACGAAGTGCTGCTGGACATCCAGCCGCTGCCGAAGAAGGAAGGCAAGTCCAAGCCTGAAGCCGAAGAGGCCGCCACGGGCTGA
- the cls gene encoding cardiolipin synthase: protein MILPVLSPEWKTGLSLAWSGYIAVLSIWIVMQKRAPVSTMSWILSLALLPFAGFVIYYFLGPQRLRKQRIKRLRSRAGASAQADLARLRDAAENAPPALQQMARLGTAACGLPVSSASDVELLSGGARTFDAIFEAVRAAKNHIHLEYYIFEPDKIGTALRDLLVERAKEGVVVRLLLDALGSKRIGRQFMAPLHEAGVKVALFHDTKIGRRLRPVTNYRTHRKIVVCDGRVGFTGGVNITDEEDKRTNPDAYHDVHLRIEGSAVRWLQTTFLEDWTYATGEDPRGMDDAMAAMLPQLDAGDIPVQIVTSGPDNMLEPIHRMHVEAIHSATHRAWLTTPYFVPGEPAMMALTSAALRGVDVRLLVPRRSDSAIVSAAARSYFDELIAAGVKVWEYKARMLHSKTLVVDDHCAMIGTANFDNRSFRLNFEVSAVVYGPALTKPLAAQFETDLHSSGAVRANRPQNFWRRLGDSIARLFSPLL from the coding sequence TTGATCCTTCCCGTCCTCAGCCCCGAATGGAAAACCGGCCTCTCCCTCGCGTGGAGCGGCTACATCGCCGTGCTGTCGATCTGGATCGTGATGCAGAAGCGCGCGCCGGTGTCCACGATGAGCTGGATCCTGTCGCTCGCGCTGCTGCCGTTCGCGGGCTTCGTCATCTATTACTTCCTCGGGCCGCAGCGCTTGCGCAAGCAACGCATCAAGCGGTTGCGCAGTCGTGCCGGAGCGTCCGCGCAGGCTGATCTCGCCCGGTTGCGCGATGCGGCGGAGAACGCACCGCCGGCGCTGCAGCAGATGGCGCGGCTGGGCACCGCGGCCTGCGGGCTGCCGGTGTCGAGCGCGTCCGATGTTGAATTGCTCTCAGGCGGTGCGCGCACCTTCGACGCGATCTTCGAGGCCGTGCGCGCAGCGAAGAACCACATCCACCTCGAGTACTACATCTTCGAGCCCGACAAGATCGGCACCGCGCTGCGAGACCTCCTTGTCGAGCGCGCGAAAGAGGGCGTCGTCGTCCGCCTCTTGCTCGATGCATTGGGCTCCAAGCGCATCGGCCGCCAGTTCATGGCGCCGCTGCACGAGGCGGGCGTGAAGGTCGCGCTGTTCCACGACACCAAGATCGGCCGGCGCCTGCGCCCGGTGACCAACTACCGCACTCACCGCAAGATCGTGGTGTGCGACGGCCGCGTGGGTTTCACAGGCGGCGTGAACATCACCGACGAGGAAGACAAGCGCACCAACCCCGACGCGTACCACGACGTGCACCTGCGCATCGAGGGTAGCGCGGTGCGCTGGCTGCAGACCACCTTTCTCGAAGACTGGACCTATGCCACCGGCGAAGACCCGCGCGGCATGGACGACGCGATGGCGGCGATGCTGCCGCAACTGGATGCCGGCGACATCCCGGTGCAGATCGTGACCAGTGGCCCCGACAACATGCTCGAGCCCATCCACCGCATGCACGTCGAGGCGATTCATTCGGCCACGCACCGTGCCTGGCTCACCACGCCTTACTTCGTGCCCGGCGAGCCAGCGATGATGGCGCTCACGAGCGCTGCGTTGCGCGGTGTCGACGTGCGCCTGCTCGTGCCGCGCCGCAGCGACTCGGCCATCGTGAGCGCCGCCGCACGCTCGTACTTCGACGAGCTGATCGCTGCGGGCGTGAAGGTCTGGGAGTACAAGGCGCGCATGCTGCACTCCAAGACCTTGGTGGTCGATGACCATTGCGCGATGATCGGCACCGCCAATTTCGACAACCGCAGCTTCCGGCTCAATTTCGAGGTCAGCGCGGTGGTCTATGGCCCCGCACTGACCAAGCCGCTTGCGGCGCAGTTCGAGACCGATCTGCACAGTTCCGGCGCGGTGCGCGCCAACCGGCCACAGAATTTCTGGCGTCGCCTCGGCGATTCCATCGCGCGCTTGTTTTCACCCTTGCTCTGA
- a CDS encoding GFA family protein: MKVHGACHCGRITYEAEVDPDKVSLCNCADCQVLSGTAYRVSAPVPAESFHLLTGQPKVYVKTAESGARRRQSFCENCGTPIASSPDVDPPVSYSLRIGSMAERDQLPPRRQQWCRSALGWSQDISGLPAKPTQ; encoded by the coding sequence ATGAAAGTCCACGGCGCCTGCCATTGCGGCCGGATCACCTACGAGGCCGAAGTCGATCCCGACAAGGTCAGCCTGTGCAACTGCGCCGATTGCCAGGTGCTTTCGGGCACCGCCTACCGCGTCTCGGCGCCCGTGCCGGCCGAGAGCTTCCACCTGCTGACCGGCCAGCCGAAGGTCTACGTCAAGACCGCCGAAAGCGGCGCACGCCGCCGGCAGAGCTTCTGCGAGAACTGCGGAACGCCCATTGCATCGAGCCCGGACGTCGATCCGCCCGTCAGTTACTCGCTGCGCATCGGCAGCATGGCGGAGCGGGACCAGCTGCCACCGCGCAGGCAGCAGTGGTGCAGGTCGGCGCTCGGCTGGTCGCAGGACATCAGCGGCCTGCCGGCCAAGCCGACCCAGTAA
- a CDS encoding GNAT family N-acetyltransferase, with protein MKDRNVVRRLTAADAVAYRAVMLDAYATHPSAFTSTVGEREGLPLGWWEKRLGAEADATSVVYGVFDDEGTLVGAAGLSVEDRERARHKATLFGMSVMASARRAGFGRRLVQAVLDHARAHGGLRLVQLTVTEGNAAAQTLYERCGFQVFGVEPLAMAFDGAFLAKVHMWCDLEGAGRG; from the coding sequence GTGAAAGACCGCAACGTCGTTCGCCGGTTGACCGCCGCGGACGCTGTGGCTTACCGCGCCGTGATGCTCGATGCCTATGCCACGCATCCCAGCGCCTTCACTTCCACCGTCGGCGAGCGCGAGGGCCTGCCGCTCGGCTGGTGGGAGAAGCGCCTGGGCGCGGAGGCGGATGCGACGAGCGTGGTCTACGGCGTGTTCGACGACGAGGGTACGCTGGTCGGCGCCGCCGGGCTGAGTGTCGAAGACCGTGAGCGTGCGCGCCACAAGGCCACGCTGTTCGGCATGTCGGTGATGGCCTCGGCGCGCCGCGCTGGCTTCGGCCGCCGGCTGGTGCAGGCCGTGCTCGATCATGCGCGTGCACACGGCGGGCTGCGCTTGGTGCAGCTCACGGTGACCGAGGGCAACGCGGCTGCACAGACGCTGTACGAGCGCTGCGGTTTCCAGGTCTTCGGCGTCGAGCCGTTGGCCATGGCCTTCGACGGGGCCTTCCTCGCGAAGGTGCACATGTGGTGCGACCTCGAAGGCGCTGGCCGAGGGTGA
- a CDS encoding DUF3574 domain-containing protein, whose product MARAAFRVRLTLIALMVTALAGCSALPSASRASKTCDTGFNAFERDTLFFGRAIPAGGQVSDAQWAGFLDTAVTPAFPQGLTVLDAVGQWRGASGGVVREPSKLVVLLHPRSAKDDAAIAGIIDTYRKNFGQEAVLQERQSVCVRF is encoded by the coding sequence ATGGCACGAGCTGCTTTCCGTGTCCGCCTGACGCTGATCGCGCTCATGGTGACCGCGCTCGCGGGCTGCAGCGCTTTGCCTTCCGCGTCGAGGGCCAGCAAGACCTGCGACACCGGCTTCAACGCCTTCGAGCGCGACACGCTCTTCTTCGGCCGGGCGATACCTGCCGGCGGCCAGGTCTCGGATGCGCAATGGGCCGGCTTTCTCGACACCGCCGTGACTCCCGCGTTTCCGCAGGGCCTGACCGTGCTCGACGCCGTCGGCCAATGGCGTGGTGCCTCGGGTGGCGTGGTGCGCGAACCTTCGAAACTGGTGGTGCTGCTGCATCCGCGCAGTGCGAAGGATGACGCGGCCATCGCCGGCATCATCGACACGTACCGCAAGAACTTCGGCCAGGAGGCGGTGCTGCAGGAAAGGCAATCCGTCTGTGTCCGCTTCTGA
- a CDS encoding TagK domain-containing protein, with protein MADILQPCAEHHGVGAGAVANLCRIAWCGEAEGWQLSNGSYTLMCARNGKRVRAGAVVPVAVGDTLELGLLRFVLEQGTQEARQAPEPMPAALETQAIQSAVPEDRTIGTAPSQTFDLRDLNSPGSDNGRRTDPLTDPFGVLDIAGARSRPAADTLAALLDERPRFEARTAPSAGPSLDAGPAGVLLDELHEEFVRVVQDPGQLAGRTPWEGFVAFGTEAAPTLEELSRQAETYPLLRDILLPREGIDQVIEAFEPLARSGLLDAEPSQDLLGMFAPELARVAKVPLPSLTRREHHELSPDSHVRIGSAGTGARHDDSDREGVL; from the coding sequence ATGGCCGACATCCTCCAGCCGTGTGCCGAGCACCACGGCGTTGGTGCAGGAGCCGTCGCCAATCTGTGCCGCATTGCCTGGTGCGGGGAAGCGGAGGGATGGCAATTGAGCAATGGCAGCTACACGCTGATGTGCGCGCGCAACGGCAAGCGAGTCCGGGCAGGCGCGGTGGTGCCTGTCGCGGTAGGCGATACGCTCGAACTGGGGCTGCTGCGCTTCGTGCTTGAGCAGGGGACGCAAGAGGCTCGACAAGCGCCTGAACCAATGCCTGCGGCCCTCGAAACACAAGCGATCCAGTCGGCCGTGCCTGAAGACCGGACCATCGGGACCGCGCCGTCACAAACCTTCGATCTGCGCGACCTCAATAGCCCGGGCAGCGACAACGGCCGGCGAACCGATCCTCTGACAGACCCTTTCGGCGTGCTCGACATCGCGGGTGCAAGGTCTCGACCCGCTGCGGACACCTTGGCTGCACTGCTTGACGAAAGACCGCGATTCGAAGCGCGGACCGCGCCTTCCGCCGGACCATCGCTCGATGCCGGACCTGCAGGTGTTCTGCTGGATGAGTTGCACGAGGAGTTCGTGCGCGTGGTCCAGGATCCCGGCCAGCTTGCCGGCCGCACGCCCTGGGAGGGCTTCGTGGCTTTCGGTACGGAGGCAGCCCCCACGTTGGAAGAGTTGAGCAGGCAGGCCGAGACGTATCCCTTGCTGCGCGACATCCTGCTGCCGCGCGAAGGCATCGACCAGGTCATCGAGGCGTTCGAACCGCTCGCGAGGTCGGGGCTCCTCGATGCGGAGCCCTCGCAGGATCTACTGGGCATGTTCGCGCCGGAGCTTGCCCGCGTGGCCAAGGTCCCGTTGCCCAGCTTGACGCGACGCGAGCACCACGAGCTCTCGCCGGACAGCCATGTCCGGATCGGTTCGGCCGGAACAGGCGCTCGCCATGACGACAGCGATCGCGAAGGCGTTCTGTGA
- the sbcB gene encoding exodeoxyribonuclease I — MNHTFLWHDYETFGAVPRRDRPSQFAAIRTDAELNEIGEPLMIYCKPAPDYLPSPEACLITGITPQVCLERGIPEHDFAAQIERAFSQPGTIGVGYNTIRFDDEVTRFLFWRNLIDPYAREWQNDCGRWDLLDVVRLTYALRPEGIQWPKKEDGKPSFKLEDLARANGLLHESAHDALSDVRATIALARLIRDKQPKLFDFAFGLHKKDRVASELGLPAMRETAKPFLHVSGMFSVERGCIAVMWPLASHPTNKNELLAWDLAHDPSELRDLDVETLRLRLFTRTADLPEGVLRLPVKGIHLNKSPMVVGNLRTLAPPMAERWGIDLDTAMRHAAIARDLPDMSAIWSQVYARPKEATPDVDEDLYGGFVGNADRRRLNQLRGLSAGELAKDRTGFDDGRLEEIVFRYRARNWPESLAPEETERWEALRVARLFHGEGGARTIEQLFSEVDALSETADERGEEILGALYEYAEAIAPEA; from the coding sequence ATGAACCACACCTTTCTCTGGCACGACTACGAAACCTTCGGCGCCGTGCCGCGTCGTGACCGTCCCTCTCAGTTCGCCGCCATCCGCACCGATGCCGAGCTGAACGAAATCGGCGAGCCGCTGATGATCTATTGCAAGCCCGCGCCGGACTACCTGCCCAGCCCCGAAGCCTGCCTCATCACCGGCATCACGCCCCAGGTGTGCCTGGAGCGCGGCATTCCCGAGCACGATTTCGCCGCGCAGATCGAGCGTGCGTTCTCGCAGCCCGGCACCATCGGCGTGGGCTACAACACGATCCGCTTCGACGACGAGGTGACGCGCTTTCTCTTCTGGCGCAACCTGATCGATCCGTACGCGCGCGAGTGGCAGAACGACTGCGGCCGCTGGGACCTGCTCGATGTGGTGCGCCTCACGTACGCGCTGCGTCCCGAAGGCATCCAGTGGCCGAAGAAGGAAGACGGCAAGCCCAGCTTCAAGCTCGAAGACCTCGCGCGCGCCAACGGCCTGCTGCACGAGTCGGCGCACGATGCGCTTTCCGACGTGCGCGCGACCATCGCACTGGCCCGGCTGATTCGCGACAAGCAGCCCAAGCTGTTCGATTTCGCTTTCGGCCTGCACAAGAAGGATCGCGTGGCGAGCGAACTCGGCTTGCCCGCGATGCGTGAAACCGCGAAGCCCTTCCTGCATGTCTCAGGCATGTTCTCAGTGGAGCGCGGCTGTATCGCCGTGATGTGGCCGCTCGCGAGCCACCCCACCAACAAGAACGAATTGCTTGCCTGGGACCTCGCCCACGATCCGAGCGAGCTGCGCGACCTCGATGTCGAAACGCTGCGCCTGCGGCTCTTCACCCGCACTGCCGACCTGCCCGAAGGCGTGCTGCGCCTGCCTGTGAAGGGCATCCATCTCAACAAGTCGCCGATGGTGGTCGGCAACCTGCGCACGCTCGCACCACCGATGGCCGAGCGCTGGGGCATCGACCTCGACACTGCCATGCGCCACGCAGCCATCGCACGCGACCTGCCCGACATGAGCGCGATCTGGTCGCAGGTGTACGCGCGGCCGAAGGAGGCCACGCCAGATGTCGATGAAGACCTCTACGGCGGCTTCGTCGGCAACGCCGACCGTCGGCGCCTGAATCAGTTGCGTGGTCTTTCCGCCGGCGAGCTGGCCAAGGACCGCACCGGTTTCGACGACGGCCGCCTCGAAGAGATCGTGTTCCGCTACCGCGCTCGCAACTGGCCCGAATCGCTGGCCCCTGAGGAGACCGAACGCTGGGAGGCGCTGCGCGTGGCGCGCCTGTTCCACGGCGAGGGCGGGGCGCGCACCATCGAGCAGTTGTTCAGCGAAGTGGATGCGCTGTCAGAAACGGCGGACGAACGCGGCGAAGAGATCCTCGGCGCGCTCTACGAATATGCCGAGGCGATCGCCCCTGAGGCCTGA
- a CDS encoding ImpA family type VI secretion system protein — protein sequence MTYVDSPLVPAVELQPLNASDPCGPSLEYDAEYAVLLSRMSPRGDAQYGQFVGTPEAPNWAEIERDCRRLLLRTRDINLFVWLCRARTRVAQAAGLAQSLAVLSEVLERWPDAVHPQLVVEGERDPAVRANALAALADPDGLLGDVREIVVAANAARHLTVREIERARSVPRLVDAPSPESVAQQLAQLRLAANGDADAPVNLLSEALRATRQIAEWAVRQLGGDAPSLQALIDLLKPFDEIDVVRRTEPVSPREGVLRPSVSGLASRDDALQAIRSARQWFENHEPSSPVAVLLKQAERMVGQRFALVANAIPLDLLQKWDSEGERV from the coding sequence ATGACCTACGTTGACAGCCCCCTCGTGCCAGCCGTCGAGCTCCAGCCCTTGAACGCCAGCGATCCTTGCGGTCCCAGCCTCGAATACGACGCGGAGTACGCCGTGCTGCTCTCGCGCATGTCACCGCGCGGTGACGCGCAATACGGGCAGTTCGTCGGAACGCCGGAAGCGCCGAACTGGGCCGAGATCGAGCGCGATTGCCGCCGCCTGCTGCTGCGGACCCGGGACATCAACCTCTTCGTCTGGCTGTGCCGGGCACGTACAAGGGTGGCGCAGGCAGCGGGGCTAGCGCAGTCGTTGGCCGTGCTGTCCGAGGTGCTGGAGCGCTGGCCCGACGCGGTGCATCCGCAGCTTGTTGTAGAGGGGGAGCGTGATCCCGCGGTCCGCGCCAATGCCTTGGCGGCGCTGGCGGATCCCGATGGATTGCTGGGTGATGTGCGGGAGATCGTCGTCGCAGCCAATGCCGCGAGGCATTTGACGGTGCGCGAAATCGAGCGTGCCAGGTCGGTACCTCGCCTGGTCGACGCGCCGAGTCCTGAGTCGGTCGCCCAGCAGCTCGCCCAACTGCGTCTGGCTGCGAATGGAGATGCCGATGCGCCGGTGAACCTGTTGTCGGAGGCACTGCGGGCAACCCGGCAGATCGCTGAATGGGCGGTACGCCAACTGGGTGGGGACGCGCCTTCGCTCCAGGCGCTGATCGACCTCCTGAAACCGTTCGACGAAATCGACGTGGTCCGGCGTACCGAGCCCGTCTCGCCTCGCGAAGGCGTCCTGCGCCCGAGCGTTTCCGGTCTTGCTTCGCGCGACGACGCGCTTCAGGCGATTCGCAGCGCACGCCAGTGGTTCGAAAACCACGAACCCAGCAGCCCGGTGGCGGTGTTGCTCAAGCAGGCCGAGCGCATGGTCGGCCAGCGTTTCGCGCTGGTGGCCAATGCCATTCCGCTCGATCTGTTGCAGAAATGGGATTCAGAGGGGGAACGTGTTTGA
- the clpS gene encoding ATP-dependent Clp protease adapter ClpS: MATRIPKTPPTPPAQKPAGDDGDSVVLERRPQKTAPPQMYQVVMLNDDYTPMEFVIVVLQEYFSKDRETATQIMLKIHLDGRGVCGVYSRDMAATKVNQVMEAAQQAGHPLQCVSEPVA; the protein is encoded by the coding sequence ATGGCAACGAGAATTCCCAAGACTCCCCCAACCCCTCCGGCCCAAAAACCGGCCGGGGATGACGGAGATTCGGTCGTTCTGGAGCGCCGGCCGCAGAAAACTGCGCCGCCCCAGATGTACCAGGTGGTCATGCTGAACGATGACTACACCCCCATGGAGTTCGTGATCGTGGTGCTGCAGGAGTACTTCAGCAAGGACCGCGAAACCGCGACGCAGATCATGTTGAAGATCCACCTCGATGGCCGCGGTGTCTGTGGGGTCTATTCCCGCGACATGGCAGCCACTAAAGTGAATCAGGTCATGGAGGCCGCGCAGCAGGCTGGGCACCCGCTGCAATGTGTCAGTGAGCCAGTTGCGTGA
- the tssG gene encoding type VI secretion system baseplate subunit TssG, with the protein MFTRLRDAPWKFGFFAVLRRIGAACSPHPPIGLASRPQQESFRLGQVAALIFAPREIAGAALPGELQPAFPGAALPRPGNNPDLPTVRVYGLGLLGPNGPLPLHYTELIRDRVENYNDSTLADFLDLFHHRYLTHMYRAWAQSQAAAGLDRAEDEAFSRYVARLTGHDPLEIRDSALPTHARLAASTHLTREARNPDGLAATLARFFAVPVQLQEFVLHWIRIDDEDQCHLGQARASSVMAMGAIAGEVVADRQNKFRLVIGPLTLDQYLRFTPHGRDLPLLVEWVRGFIGYEFVWEVELRLRNDSTPPARLDDSEKLGWSTWLGGSKGQAAQVVGFTVGMVFEPEQYIGSRHRSDTQATQVTQATQATQAVH; encoded by the coding sequence ATGTTCACGCGATTGCGCGATGCGCCCTGGAAGTTCGGCTTCTTTGCCGTATTGAGGCGCATCGGTGCGGCTTGTTCGCCGCACCCCCCGATCGGGCTCGCCAGCCGTCCGCAGCAAGAGTCCTTTCGATTGGGACAGGTGGCGGCATTGATATTCGCGCCGCGCGAAATCGCCGGTGCGGCGCTGCCGGGCGAGCTGCAACCGGCCTTCCCAGGCGCGGCGCTGCCGCGCCCGGGAAACAATCCGGACTTACCCACGGTGCGCGTGTACGGCCTGGGTCTCCTGGGTCCCAACGGACCGCTTCCGCTGCACTACACGGAGTTGATCCGCGACCGTGTCGAGAACTACAACGACAGCACATTGGCGGACTTCCTGGACCTTTTCCACCATCGCTACCTGACGCACATGTACCGCGCATGGGCGCAGAGCCAGGCGGCGGCGGGACTGGACCGTGCCGAGGACGAGGCCTTCAGTCGCTACGTAGCTCGCCTCACGGGGCATGACCCGCTGGAGATCCGCGACTCGGCATTGCCAACGCATGCCCGTCTCGCCGCCTCCACGCACCTGACCCGGGAGGCACGCAACCCCGACGGATTGGCTGCGACGCTCGCCCGCTTCTTTGCCGTACCCGTGCAGCTCCAGGAGTTCGTGCTGCATTGGATTCGGATCGACGACGAAGACCAGTGCCATCTGGGGCAGGCACGCGCTTCCAGCGTCATGGCGATGGGGGCGATTGCGGGAGAGGTCGTGGCCGATCGGCAGAACAAGTTCCGGCTGGTGATCGGTCCATTGACGCTCGACCAGTACCTGCGCTTTACCCCTCACGGGCGAGACCTCCCGTTGCTCGTCGAATGGGTGCGGGGTTTCATCGGCTACGAGTTTGTCTGGGAGGTCGAGCTGCGCCTGCGCAACGACAGCACGCCGCCCGCCCGGCTCGACGATTCGGAAAAGCTCGGATGGTCTACGTGGCTGGGCGGCTCGAAGGGCCAAGCCGCACAAGTTGTCGGCTTCACCGTGGGAATGGTGTTCGAGCCCGAGCAATACATCGGCTCGCGCCATCGCAGCGATACCCAAGCCACCCAGGTCACCCAGGCCACCCAGGCCACCCAGGCCGTTCATTGA